In Kangiella koreensis DSM 16069, a single window of DNA contains:
- a CDS encoding rhodanese-like domain-containing protein — protein MQPCLQNYIGSIKQNIKEVSIDDFKCTDCSNALIIDVREPAEHAEGIIEGALPIPRGVLEFKLFSHPFLEGLSEEEILNTPIYIYCATGGRSACSAHALEQIGFKNVFSVAGGIKQWAESGGNIVKP, from the coding sequence ATGCAACCTTGTTTACAAAATTACATAGGCTCTATCAAACAGAACATCAAAGAAGTTAGTATTGATGATTTCAAATGCACAGACTGTTCTAATGCTTTAATTATTGATGTTCGTGAACCAGCGGAACATGCTGAAGGTATTATTGAAGGCGCCTTACCGATTCCTCGTGGTGTTCTTGAGTTTAAACTTTTTAGCCATCCTTTTTTAGAAGGATTATCTGAAGAAGAAATCCTTAATACACCGATCTATATCTATTGCGCTACTGGTGGACGATCAGCTTGTTCAGCTCATGCTCTTGAGCAAATTGGTTTTAAAAATGTTTTTTCTGTTGCAGGTGGAATTAAACAGTGGGCTGAATCCGGCGGCAATATCGTTAAGCCTTAA
- a CDS encoding ArsR/SmtB family transcription factor, producing the protein MAFTDEMQKHSAEAAQLLKNISNEQRLMILCILLEKELSVGELNDLLPQLSQSALSQHLALLRKSDLVTTRRHSQTIYYSLASTEVARIIHLLHEIYCQETC; encoded by the coding sequence ATGGCATTTACAGACGAAATGCAAAAGCACTCTGCCGAAGCAGCACAGTTGCTAAAAAATATTTCCAACGAACAGCGACTGATGATTCTTTGTATTCTTCTTGAAAAAGAATTATCGGTTGGTGAGCTTAACGATTTATTACCACAACTGAGTCAGTCGGCGCTGTCGCAACACCTGGCTTTATTAAGAAAAAGTGATTTGGTTACGACTCGTCGTCATTCGCAAACCATTTACTATTCATTAGCTTCGACCGAAGTCGCTCGTATCATTCATTTACTGCATGAGATTTATTGTCAGGAGACTTGTTAA